The following is a genomic window from Trachemys scripta elegans isolate TJP31775 chromosome 16, CAS_Tse_1.0, whole genome shotgun sequence.
TTCACCCGGGAGGAATTTTCCTTATTTGCTTTTCATCTGATCTTATCTGAGGCTGAACAGGAAATtcccccctgcccttccctcACCCACCCCAGCCTGGCCACGCAccgtcccgccccctgcccccaggcctgCTGGGGTCCAAAGGGGACGACGCCACAAAGAAGTCCAGCACCAcatcgacccccaaccctgcccttAACCTACAGGAGCTGGGcggggaccccagggctgggctggcagggggctgcgggtcggcagtgaggggcaccggcagggccgggttagcaggggctgcgggtcggcagtgaggggcaccggcagggtgGAGGGGAAAACAATGTTGCTCTGACTGTTCTTGCCTGGCCCGGTGTCGGCTGGCGGATCCGGGGTCAAGGGGCTGCGGGGCTTCGGCCCCCCCAGAAACTGAGtgactctgctcccctcccccaacatacTGCTGGAGCTGGGGTCCCCTGGCCCCTCGGCTGGGCTGTTGGGAATGGGGGTCATTGGCcctgggagagcttctcccatctcCTCAAAccatccctcccattcctctcTTCACCCCACTCCACTCAccacctgcccccctgctccttctctccCCAGGCTGGGACCTCCTTCCCTCATCACTGCTGGGAGCCATGACTgccccggactcctgggtccccTTCCGGCTGGTCCTTCAGCTCAGCCTCTACCTGCTGACCATCATGACCCTCTCCACCTTCCTCCACCTAAGCAGCCGGTTCCCCTCCGCATGGCAGAGGCTCCCCTCCCCGAACACAACGAAGGGGTCCCCAGCTACGTCCCCCACCACAACGCCCCCAACAGAGCGGGGCATGTGGACCGTGAACTCCATCGGGCGCCTGGGGAACCAGATGGGGGAATACGCCACCCTCTACGCCCTGGCCAAGATGAACGGGCGCCAGGCCTACATCCTCCCGGAGATGCACCGGCAGCTGGCGTCGCTCTTCCACATCACCCTGCCCGTGGTCTCCAGCGACGTGGTCCGGAGCGTCCCGTGGAGGAATTACGGGCTCCACGACTGGATGTCGGAGGAGTACAGGCACATCAAGGGGAAATACGTCCGGCTGACGGGCTACCCCTGCTCCTGGACCTTCTACCACCACCTCCGGCAGGAGATCCTCCAGGAATTCTCCTTCCACGACCACATCAAGGAGGAGGCCAACCGGTACCTGGCCGGGCTGCGTGGGCAGCGCCAGAATGTGACCTACGTGGGCATCCACGTCCGGAGGGGGGATTACGTCCGGGTGATGCCACAGATCTGGAAGGGGGTGGTGGCGGACAAGGCCTACCTGGAGAAGGCCATGGGCTACTTCCGGGCCAAGTACCAGGAGCCGGTCTTTGTGGTGACCAGCAATGGGATGGAGTGGTGCCGGGAGAACATCAACGCCTCGCAGGGGGACGTGTATTTCTCAGGGGACGGGAAGGAGTCGTCGCCGGGGAGGGACTTTGCTCTCTTGGCCCATTGCAACCACACGATCATGACCATCGGGACCTTCGGCATTTGGGTCGGCTACCTGGTCGGTGGGGAGACTGTCTACTTGGCCAACTACACCCTGCCCGATTCCCCCTTCCTCCGGCTCTTCAAGCCTGAGGCCGCCTTCCTGCCCGAGTGGATTGGGATCAACGCCGATCTCTCCCCACTGCGGGGTGGGACATAGGGGCAGATAGGATCCAGCCTGCAGGCCACCAGCAGGATCCTCTGGGATAGTGGGCCAGCCCCCAGCTGGGGTAGGCGGTCCTGGGGAGTTTAGGGGGCATCAGCATGGACCTTGGTcaagcatgggggggaggggagaatcaagACAATGTGGGTTGGTTCTGCCAACCTTCtcctaggagtcaccaaatgggTCTATCATGAAGTTGAATGGTTAAAACTTgctcctcggccagctcttttaaaactcttggctgtaagttatttggacctgctgattttaagaTGTCTCACTTTGATAGCTGTTGTTCAGCCAACTCCTGACATAGGAGCAGAATGGAAAGAGCATTATCGTCACCATCTGATAtggcatcatctgttttttcctcccaaacacaaaacaaaaatatttattgaacaattctgccttttctgcattattgataattctaccatttccatctaaaaTGGACCAATAGCATTGtcaggattccttttgttcctaatatacattaaaaaaacccagcctcCTTATTGTCCTCAACACTGCAGGCCATAGAATGCTCtgtgtgtccctttgcttcccttatcaattttctaccatCCCTATCTTCTGGTTTATATGCTGTCCATTTCCCCCATCCTTCCATTTGTTattgctgctttcacttcccctctaaaccaggtcagtcTGTGACCAGTATGGCCTTCCTCCTCAAGTATGGAATAGTGTCTATCTGGGCACCTAATCAGGTGTTTGGTAAACAATCCCCAATCAGTAGCCACATGggtctgattaaattcttcctccaggGTGCTTCGGTTCCTAATTCTTTTCAGCTTGGTGAAACTGACCCTTTGGAAAAAGCAGGGAAGGCTGGgcgctaggactcctgggttctacccccgGCTGAGTGGGGCAGGTTCAGCAGGGCTCTGTAGGTGGGCACATTCTTGGGCTATAAACTGGCCCCAGTGTGTGCGTGGCACAGGACTGTAAAGCCAGAACTGCTAGGCAAAGGATGGGCTTTTACAAGCAACAATAAAATCGGAATCACAAGGCCCCGCCCTTCTGCCAGCACCCCACTGAATACTGCCCTTCCCTGTCTGccaaggagagaacccaggagtcctggctcccggcccccgCTCCCCCACTGTAAGCACTTGCTCTTGGGccaggaggaatgggggggggcaggtggagcCCAACCCTGGGGGGAATTTACCTCCACCCCCCATGGGATTGATACACAGTTCTGCAGCTGTGACCCATTAGCGCCCTCCTCCCACCTGgaagaacccaggcgtccggtcTCCCTCTGCCTTGGCAGGGCCAACCCTGAGCCCCAAGGGCttgggggcagtgggggtggctgaatctgggggggggagcagagtgggggggaTCTCTCTGTCTATCACCAACACAAGCCGAGTGGGAGGTTTGGGGCCAGCCAGGCAGGAAGgcgagcccccctcccccccccccgcccgtttGTAACGCCCAGGCTCTGTGGCTGCCATGGGCCCCATGCTGGAGCAGGGGAGGCCAGGGGAAGGGACACCGTCTCTAACCACTCAACCCAGCTGCCGAGCGGCGGCCAATCCACCCCGGCTGGGGGCCCCTCCTCCAGGTTTCGTGGCCTCTGCAAACTTGATCTGTGAGGCTTGAATATTTTCTTCCGCATCATTGACATGAACGAGCTCAGAGTCCAGAACCGACCCCTGCGGGACCCGCCCCCCGGAAAcgcgccccctccccgcccccgctcgGGGGCGTCTTCATGTGCAGGTGCATTCTGAGACCTATCAGTTGGGCGGCTGTGACTCCATTTAACACGCTCATTTCCTAGCATGCCTGTTAATCAGTCACCAGCTCTCGCGCCTTGCCGACGTCGACAGATGTGACACCAACCCTGTGACCTTCCTCCACTGAACGTGCGACCACAGCGAAAGAGGCTAGCAAGTTAGTGTGACGGAGTCTAGTTTCCATAATCCCACACTGGTGAACGATGGTGCCCTCCTTTCATTCTTGATCAATCGAGTCCCGTATCAGCCGCcccattatcttccctgggatCGAGGTCAGGCTGACAGGCCCATAATTACtcgggtcatcccatttacccgtTTTAAAACTTGGCACAACGTGAGCTTTCTTCTGGACCTGCTGCAGGACAAAATCAACAATGCCATCAATTCCT
Proteins encoded in this region:
- the LOC117888709 gene encoding galactoside 2-alpha-L-fucosyltransferase 2-like, with product MTAPDSWVPFRLVLQLSLYLLTIMTLSTFLHLSSRFPSAWQRLPSPNTTKGSPATSPTTTPPTERGMWTVNSIGRLGNQMGEYATLYALAKMNGRQAYILPEMHRQLASLFHITLPVVSSDVVRSVPWRNYGLHDWMSEEYRHIKGKYVRLTGYPCSWTFYHHLRQEILQEFSFHDHIKEEANRYLAGLRGQRQNVTYVGIHVRRGDYVRVMPQIWKGVVADKAYLEKAMGYFRAKYQEPVFVVTSNGMEWCRENINASQGDVYFSGDGKESSPGRDFALLAHCNHTIMTIGTFGIWVGYLVGGETVYLANYTLPDSPFLRLFKPEAAFLPEWIGINADLSPLRGGT